The proteins below come from a single Dinghuibacter silviterrae genomic window:
- a CDS encoding RagB/SusD family nutrient uptake outer membrane protein encodes MKLQILFSGFMLMVGLSGCHKLLEENPKSGVYPTIFNTPSGLLGGISGCYNDIRSLWGTEGWEAQLLAGTDEVLEGASASGTDFYTYNPLLSTDENGGLWNIAYQDINTINGIIQYAKNVTMDTGTRKLYDGQCKFLRAFYYLHLVQNWGAVPLHITYISSPTLSDSRQPIDSVYAQIIQDLTDASTELSPTPSGSFLGKPATQPVALYLLGKAYLSRGYTSAGSPSDFSTAATILTNLINNASTYGLGLWQDYGDAFKPANDYGKETLFVSDHDNDPKYGQYTVGGSASGGVAQNLEPWFFIFNYPTLGGNAAIVSGALKTAGPTMMTRDIYNGRPYIRTRPNNPYILGQAFADTTYDTRFYKTFQTVWISNTANVTTSRGTLQVGVDTAIWVPPYEVTGAPQADSGRPFKGIIIPPSLQNKNYFFVVKKFMDPSRPAADFNDPSTRPFVLYRFSDVYLLAAEAYFKSGDNVNAAKYINVIRERAAYRSWLSATQNAANATAADILPGQVTLDFILDERTREFYAEGLRWFDLARTQSLLERVKMWNPVEAGSFIQPFHQLRPIPQTEIDAITQGPAFPQNPGY; translated from the coding sequence ATGAAACTTCAGATATTATTTAGCGGCTTCATGCTCATGGTCGGCCTTTCCGGCTGTCATAAACTCCTGGAAGAAAACCCCAAGTCCGGGGTGTATCCCACCATCTTCAACACCCCGTCCGGTTTGCTCGGTGGTATATCGGGCTGTTACAACGACATCCGCTCCCTTTGGGGAACGGAAGGCTGGGAGGCACAGCTCCTCGCCGGTACGGACGAAGTCCTGGAAGGCGCCAGCGCCTCCGGTACCGACTTCTATACCTACAACCCCCTCCTCAGCACCGACGAGAACGGGGGGCTTTGGAACATTGCTTACCAGGACATCAATACGATCAACGGCATCATCCAGTACGCCAAAAACGTGACGATGGATACCGGCACCAGGAAGCTCTATGACGGGCAATGCAAATTCCTCAGGGCGTTTTATTACCTCCACCTTGTCCAGAACTGGGGCGCCGTGCCCCTGCACATAACGTACATCTCGTCACCCACCTTGTCGGATTCGCGCCAGCCCATCGACAGCGTCTACGCACAGATCATCCAGGACCTCACCGATGCTTCCACCGAGCTGTCCCCCACGCCATCCGGCTCTTTCCTCGGCAAACCCGCGACCCAGCCCGTGGCGCTGTACTTACTCGGCAAAGCCTACCTCAGCCGCGGATATACCAGCGCCGGGTCTCCCTCCGACTTTTCCACCGCGGCCACCATCCTGACCAACCTCATCAATAACGCCTCCACCTACGGCCTGGGGCTTTGGCAGGACTACGGCGACGCCTTTAAACCCGCCAACGACTATGGTAAAGAAACCCTTTTTGTCAGCGACCACGACAACGACCCCAAATACGGTCAGTACACCGTGGGGGGCTCCGCCTCCGGGGGCGTTGCCCAAAACCTGGAGCCCTGGTTTTTTATTTTCAACTATCCCACCCTCGGGGGAAATGCTGCCATCGTCAGCGGCGCCCTGAAAACCGCCGGTCCCACCATGATGACCCGCGATATCTACAACGGCCGTCCCTACATCCGCACGCGGCCCAACAACCCCTATATCCTGGGCCAGGCCTTTGCAGACACGACGTACGATACCCGTTTTTACAAAACCTTCCAGACGGTGTGGATCTCCAACACCGCAAACGTCACCACGTCCAGGGGTACCCTCCAGGTCGGGGTGGATACGGCCATCTGGGTTCCTCCGTACGAGGTCACCGGCGCGCCCCAGGCAGACAGCGGCCGCCCCTTTAAAGGCATCATCATCCCGCCCAGTCTTCAAAATAAAAACTACTTCTTCGTCGTCAAGAAATTCATGGACCCCAGCCGTCCTGCTGCCGACTTTAACGACCCGTCGACCCGGCCGTTTGTCCTGTATCGTTTTTCCGACGTCTACCTGCTGGCCGCCGAGGCGTATTTCAAATCCGGGGATAATGTGAATGCCGCCAAATACATCAACGTCATCCGCGAAAGGGCCGCCTACCGGAGCTGGCTATCCGCCACCCAGAATGCCGCCAACGCCACCGCGGCGGACATCCTGCCGGGCCAGGTGACGCTTGACTTTATCCTGGACGAACGCACCCGCGAGTTCTACGCCGAGGGCCTGCGGTGGTTCGACCTTGCCCGGACGCAATCCCTGCTGGAAAGGGTAAAAATGTGGAACCCCGTAGAAGCGGGCTCGTTTATCCAGCCCTTCCATCAACTACGGCCGATCCCGCAGACGGAGATCGATGCGATCACACAAGGGCCTGCTTTTCCGCAGAATCCCGGGTATTAA